In Rickettsia endosymbiont of Lasioglossum villosulum, the DNA window ATAATACCTCGGATATTATTAGTTGTACTAGGAATTTTAAAGTATCAATTGAAGTTACTACAGATGATATTAAATATATAGAAGTAATAGGTAACACTGTACTTAGTAACTCCATCTTTGATGAATGATCTTCTTAAGAAAACTCACTCATCACTAATATATAACTAGCTTTTAAATCTAAATCATAATCGATTGTATTATATATTAGCTTTTTTATGTCAGCAAATTTTTGAATTAGATAAGAAAGGTTACGATTCGGTAATGCATGAAATATTTTATTTTCTAAATCAGAAAACTCAACATCAATATTTGAAGATTTTTTTAGAATTCTATTCATTAATAAGAGTATATTATCAGTAAAATCTAACCATAACTCTCTATCTTTAGCATTAAATTGCTTAATAAACTCTAATTTAGAATTTAAGTTTTCATTATCTGCTATAGGCTGAATAAATTTATAATATAATTCTTCTTCAGAAATTCTTTCAGACGATTTAGTACTAATTTTAAAACATCTAGATCTGATGGTAGAAATTATACTTGAAGCTCTTGAAGTAATTAGAAATATATAACTATTTTTAGGGGTGTCTTCTAAAATCTTTAAACATGAATTTGCAGCATTCAGATTCATAAGATCTGCCGAATAAATTACGGCAACCTTACAGCCTGAAATTGCAGAGGTTTTACTTAAGAACTCCTGTAATTTTCTTATTTGCTCGATAGAGATATTCTTAGCATTAGACGTAGCAGAAACTTCTCTAGCAATAAGATGATAATCTGGATTATTTTCAAGAGGAATACTATTCTTTAAAAGCTTTGAACATATAAATTTCTCTATATCTTTTAAAGCTTGCTCTATATTTTCTGCTTCAATAAGCCAGCTATTATGTAGCTTTTTATGTTTTAAACTAAATTCTAGATGCTCAATTATCATATAAACTATATAGTTAAGGCTTCCTTTAATGCCATGATTCTTGAAGCATAATTATACTACTAAAGCTATAGGACTGCTAACAGTCCCACGACTGTACCTCAGGCTTAACTGCGGTACTATAGGAAAAAAATATAAGTTACTTATTATTACAAGCTTCTTTAAGTTTACTTCCAGCTTTAAATACAGGTTGCTTATAAGCAGGTATAGTCATTTTTGCTCCTGTTTTTGGATTACGACCTTCTCTTGATTTTCTGCTTTGTATTCCAAACGAACCAAAACCTGTGATATTAACACTATGTTGATGTTTAGTAGCAGAAATTATAGATTCAAGCACCCAATTAAGTGCCTTTTCTGCATCAGCTTTTGTAAATGATTTATGCCCCTGATGTTTATGGTGGTGACCATGCTCAGTCATAAAAGCAATAAATTCTGTCTTATTCATTTTTTTAGGTTGTGTACTCATAAAAAATCAACTCTCTATTTAATGGGTTAATACATTACTGTCGTAGTACAATATATACAACTAGCAATAATGCACATCAATATATTTTTTTATTTTTTAACTAGGTTATTTAATTATAACAAACTCTTAGTTTACTGCAAATATCCGTTATTTATAAAATTTTAAAGATATATATAATTGTATAATTGATAAAAAAATGTAGCCATTTTACATCAGTTATGCTTTTAAAGCTGGATATAATTAAATAATTCAAGTAAAAATTTACAATAAATATATCAAAGAGAACATCAAATCAAATGTTATTATCTGAAATTTGCATAAAACGTCCGGTATTTGCAACTGTTTTAAGTTTAGTTATTTTAGTTCTTGGAACAATTTTTTTCACTAAGCTACAAATTAGAGGTACGCCAGATATTTCAATTCCTATTATAAACGTCAATGCTTTTTATGCTGGTGCTGATGCTTTATATATGGAAAAAGAAATCACAACCCGAATAGAAAAGGCTTTAAAAACAGTTAAAAATCTAGATTATATAACCTCACAAAGTAGTACTGGGCAAAGTAGTATTACTTTATCTTTCTTATTATCTACAGATATTGAAGTAGCATTAAACGATGTACGCTCTAAAATATCAGATATAACTTATATGTTTCCACAGGATATGAAAGCACCTTCAGTTGCAAAGCTTGATGCTGATAGCTTTCCAAGTCTTTTTATAAGCGTTGAAAGTGAACAATATAATGATTTAGAGTTAACAAAAATTGTTGAAGATTATTTGCAAACTCCTTTAGATAAACTAGAAAGCGTAGGACAGTCACAAATTTATGGCGGCAATGAATATATAATGAGAATAGAGCCTGATCCTAAAAAATTATATCAACATAAAATTTCTTTATTAGATATTGAGGTTGCCATAAGAGAGCAGAATAAAGATTATCCTGCTGGTAACATTAAAACGGGAGTAAATAATTTTATAGTAACTCTTGAAGGTTCTTTATCTAAACCGGAAGAATTTGGCAATATTATAATAAAAGTCCAAGATAATAGTATAATCAAACTACAAGATATAGCTAAAGTATATTTAACTGCTCCAGATAGTGAAGTATTATTTAGGTATAATGGGAAAAATTCTATTGCTCTTGGGCTTATCAAAGAATCTAAAGCTAACGTTATAGATTTATCAAATGATGTTACAAAAGAGATTGAAAAAGTAAAAGAGTCACTTCCTAAAGTAATAAGCTTAAATATTGCGTATGATGGAGCAAAACCTGTTAGAGCTTCAATTTATGCAGTATTTCAAACCATTTTTGAAGCTTTAATATTAGTGATTTTAGTAACATATTTATTTCTTGCCTCTGCTAAAATTACCCTAATTCCATTTGTTACTATTCCTGTATCGTTAATAGGTACTTTCAGCGTAATGTATGCTATGGGGTTTTCTATCAATATCTTTACGCTACTTGCCATGATCCTTGCAATCGGGCTTGTGGTAGATGATGCAATAGTTATGCTTGAAAATATATTTAGATACAATGAAATGGGTCATAAACCTATGGAGGCGGCATTGCTCGCATCTAAAGAAATAGGGTTCGCAATTATTGCAATGACTATTACACTTGCTGCTGTATTTTTACCTGTTGGATTTATAGATGGGTTTGTTGGGAAATTATTCATAGAATTCGCATGGACTTTAGCATTCTGCGTTTTATTTTCGGGGTTTGTAGCCTTAACCTTAACACCCATGATGTCAAGCCGTATGATTACTAAGCATAACGCTCCGACTCTTAAATTTTTAGTTAAATTTAATGAGCTTTTACAATTAATACAGGATAGATATATTCATTACCTAAACCTAACTTTTGATAATAAAAAGAAATTTGTCCTAATTATTGCTGCGTCGTTTGTGGTATTAATAATCAGTTTTAAGTTTGTGCAAAAAACCTTTATACCTCAAGAAGATGATGGGTTCTTGCAATTATCTTTTAAAGGACCGGAAGGATCCAGCTTAGAGCATTCCACCGAAATAGTAATAGAAGCCGAGAAAATCCTTGCTAATTACAAAGATATAGCAGGTTACTTAATGGTAATAGGAGCAGGTGGTAGTGATAATGTCTTTTCTTTCGTACCATTAAAAGATTGGAAGCAGCGTTCTAGATCGCAAGAAACAATTAAGAATATGCTGAATAAGCAGTTCTCCGAGATAGTAGGTATGCAAGTTTTTGCTATGGATCCTCGCTCAATGGTCAGTAGTGGCGGAGGTAGCCCTATCGAATTTACTATTCAAACAAATCTTGAGTATGATGATCTAGATAAAATATCGCAGCAATTTATAGATATAATGAAAGCAAACCTGATTTTTTCTAACGTTAATAGGAACCTACAATCAGCAATGCCAACTATTGCTATCGAAATTAATCGTGATAAAGCTTATTTATATGGAATGAATATGGCAAATATTGGTAAAACAGTGCAATATTTGCTGGCAGGTCAACAAGTAGGTGATTTTAGAATGGGGAACGATTTATATGAAGTAATTCTGCAATTTAATCAAAAAGATCGTAGTAGCATTAGTGATTTTAGTAAAATTCTAATACCGACAAAGAATAATAATATGTTGCCCCTTGAATCAATAGCTAATATCACAGAAAAAATATCCGTAAAATCATATAGCCATTATAACAACTCAAAATCTGTTACCATCTCTTCCGACCTTAGCCCTGATAGCAAAATTGAAGATGCGATTAACGAAATTAATAAAATAGCAGCTAACTTACTTGATTCGAGTAACACTATACTCGAATATATCGGAGAAATTAAACAAATGAAAGAAACAGATAGTAATATGCTTATGACATTTGGCTTTGCTCTCATATTCATTTATTTGGTGCTTGCAGCACAATTTGAAAGCTTTGTTGATCCGTTATTAATATTGCTTGCTGTACCTTTTTCAATAACCGGTGGGGTGCTTACTCTTTGGATTTCAGGTAACAGCCTTAATATGTATAGTAATATCGGGCTTATTACTTTAATTGGGCTAATCACTAAGAACTCTATTATGATAGTAGAATTTGCTAACCAACTAAGGGAAAAAGGAGCAAATATTAGAAATGCTATAATAGAAGCTTGTACTCTTCGCCTGCGACCAATTTTAATGACTACACTTGCTGCTGTCGTAGGTAGTATACCACTAATTTTTGCAACAGGTGCGGGAGCTGCTGCCCGTAATTCTATTGGTCTTGTAATAGTTGGTGGCTTAAGCATTGGTACTATATTTACAATTTTTGTTATCCCTGTAATATACCAAACATTTAAGAAAAATTAATAACTTGTAAAATAATTTTACAAATATAAAAATTTAAATGGACATCTATCTAAAAATAGAAAATTATAATTATATGGTAAATTGTTTTGAAGTCTAGATTTACTTAAACATCAATAATATGGAGAGCAAAATATGCTAATAAATACTTCTAGTAATCCACTTATCACTACTATACATTTACTATCTTCTATAGGTGCTATAAATTGGGGGCTAATTGGATTATTCAATTTTAACCTAGTAACACTTTTATTCGGTTCATTTCCAATTATTGTTAAGTTACTTTATATAATTATTGGTTTTTGTAGGATATATTCATTTTTATGTTTAGGAAAATTATTCTGTAAACCAGGTGTGGAAAAGGGGAAATAATTAATAACTTTAGTATTATCCGTTGAGAAAAAAGCGGATAATACTATCTTTAGTCAGTATAACAAGACTCTATATCTTTTTTAATTAATAGCTGAATTTTGACGAAGCAATCTCAGGAATATCACTATGAGATTGCTTTTTAACCTTAAGCATTTTCTTCGTCAAGTTTTGCTGCTACTTTACGCATTTTATCCATAAAGAAACCTGTTCCTGCAGGTACTAAACGCCCAACTATAACATTCTCTTTCAGTCCTCGTAGCTTATCAACCTTACCAGCAATAGCAGCTTCAGTTAAAACCCTAGTAGTTTCTTGGAATGATGCAGCAGATATAAATGATCTAGTTTGCAGAGAAGACTTAGTAATACCTTGTAATATTAACTGAGCATCAGCAGGTCTTAAACCATTCTTAATTGCTTTTTCATTTATTTCATCAAATTCACGTCGATCTATCTTCTCGCCTACTAATAATGTAGTACCGCCTGAGTCTGTTATTTCTACTTTCTGTAACATCTGACGAATAATTACTTCTATGTGCTTATCATCAATTTTTACCCCTTGTAGACGATAAACAGCTTGAACCTCTTTAACAATATAGCTTGCAAGAAGCTCTACACCCATCACTTTTAAAATATCCTGAAGTACTGGATTACCATCAATTAATAAGTCACCTTTCTTAACAAAGTCTCCCTCATTAACCACAACATGCTTACCTTTCGGTACCATATACTCAAGACCCATTGAACCATCAACTGGGTGTATAATAATACGTCTCTTAGATTTATAATCTTTACCAAACTCTACTCTCCCATCTATCTCAGCAATCACTGCATGATCTTTTGGACGTCTTGCTTCGAAAAGCTCAGCTACTCTTGGTAAACCACCAGTAATATCCTTAGTAGTAGTTGACTCTTTAGGAATACGTGCAATTATATCACCTACTGATATTTGTACCCCATCTTCTACACTTAAAACCGCTCCAACTGGTAAATAATATCTTGCTTCTAAACCATTTGATAACATGATAATTTCACCCTTAGCGTCAAGAAGCTGGATTCGTGGTCTTAGTTCGGCTCCACGTGAATATTGTTTTGATTCGATGATAACTTTGCTTGGAATACCAGTTGCTTCATCAGTTACATCACGAACCGAAATCCCCTCAACCATATCTTTGAATAATACCTTACCAGATTTTTCAGTAATAATAGGTATGGTATATGGATCCCATTCTGCAAGCTTTTGCGTCTTAGTAACCATATCGCCCTCATCAACAAGTAATCTTGCACCATATGGGATTTTACTACGAGCTTTTTCATTGCCGTTATTATCAAGTAATAATAACTCACAGTTATGGCTCATAACAATTTTGCGTTCTTCGGAATTAATAACCACGTTACGGCTAAGAATTTTTACTTTTGCATCATATGAAGCTTCTACAGAAGATACTTCTGCTCCTTTCGTTGCTGCTCCTCCGATATGGAAAGTTCTCATTGTAAGCTGTGTACCTGGCTCACCGATAGATTGAGCAGCGATCACCCCTATAGCTTCCCCTTCGGAAACTAACGAACCAGTAGCAAGATCTCTACCATAACATATAGCACATATACCGGTGGAACTTTCACAGGTTAGTACTGACTTAATCATAATTCTATCTAAACCTGCAGACTCGATTTGCTCTAATTTAGACTCATTAATTAATTCACCTTTGGTGAGAATTAAATCATTAGTCACCGGATGATATATATTAATAGCTGCCGTACGACCTAAAATCATTTCAGCTAAAGGCACTATTACTTCACCACCTTCTATAATACTCTTTACTTCAATACCCTTATCGGTGTTACAATCTTTTTCAGTAATAATACAATCTTGTGCAACATCCACTAATTTTCTTGTTAAGTAACCTGAGCTTGCGGTTTTTAAAGCTGTATCTATTTGTCCTTTACGCATTCCGTTAGCAGAGTTAAAGCATTCAAATACTGTTAATCCTTCCTTAAAGTTAGCGATAATAGGTGTTGGTATAATTTGACCATTTGATTTAGTCATAAGTCCACGCATACCACCAAGCTGTTTAATCTGCTGGAAAGACCCTCTAGCACCTGAAATAGCCATCATATATATAGAGTTTATCTTCTGTTGATTTGAATCATCACTAACAGGTGGCTTAGCAATTTCTTTCATCATGTCATTAGCTACTCTATCAGTACATCTTGACCATGCATCAATTACCTTGTTATATTTTTCGCCGTAAGTAATTAAACCATTTGAATATTGCTGCTCAAATTCCTTAATCTCAAGCTGTGTTTCATCGATATGAACAATTTTAGATTTTGGTACAACCATATCATCCATACCAAAAGAAATGCCTGAAGAACAAGCATATTTGAAACCAAGTTTCATCAACTGATCAGCAAAAATTACTGTAGCTTTTTGACCGCAGTGACGATAGACTAAATCTATTACTAGAGATATATCCTTTTTAGTTAAAGGCTTATTAATAAACTTATATTCTATATTAGGATTAGAAGGCAACAACTCACCAACCATTAATCTTCCATAAGTAGTATCAACTATAACAGGAACTATTTTACCCTCAGCATTTAACTGATTACGACGATATTTTATCTTAGTATGAATCGTTATAAATTTGTTATATAAAGCATGCTCCATTTCAGTTAAGTCTGAGAACATCATACCCTCACCTACCTCATGATCAAAAGCAAGCGTTAAATAATATAAGCCGAGTACTATATCTTTATCTGGTACAATAATAGGACGTCCATTAGCAGGACTTAAGATATTATTAGTAGACATCATAAATACCCTAGCTTCAAGCTGGGCTTCAATCGATAAAGGAATATGTACAGCCATTTGGTCCCCGTCAAAGTCCGCATTAAAAGCAGCACAAACAAGCGGGTGAAGCTGTATTGCTTTACCTTCAATTAATAACGGCTCAAATGCCTGAATACCTAAACGGTGCAATGTCGGAGCTCTGTTAAGTAATACAGGGTGTTCTCTTATGACTTCCTCAAGCACATCCCAAACTTCAGGCTTTTCAGCCTCAACCATTCTTTTAGCTGCTTTAATAGTTGTAGCAATACCATATAATTCAAGTTTTGAATAAATGAACGGCTTGAACAATTCTAGAGCCATTTTTTTAGGTAAACCACACTGATGAAGTTTAAGCTCAGGTCCTACTACGATAACTGAACGTCCTGAGTAGTCCACCCTTTTACCAAGTAAGTTTTGACGGAAACGACCTTGCTTACCTTTTAGCATATCGCTTAATGACTTAAACGGACGCTTATTAGCATTTTTTGCTGCTCTACCACGGCGTCCATTATCAAATAACGCATCTACTGCTTCTTGCAGCATTCTTTTTTCATTTCTAACAATTATATAAGGTGCTTTTGACTCTATAAGCTTCTTTAAACGATTATTTCTATTAATTACTCTTCTATAAAGTTCATTAAGATCTGAAGTAGCAAATCTTCCGCCATCTAACATAACAAGCGGTCTAAGTTCAGGAGGCATGACCGGCAATACGTTCATAATCATCCATTCTGGCTTATTTTTAGATTCTAAAAAGTCTTCTACTAATTTTAAACGCTTTACTAACTTTTTCTTTTTTACTTCTGAAGTCGTATTTTGTAGTTCTTCGTATAGCTCTTGCTTTAATGTTGGGAAATCAAGCTCTTTTAGCATTTGTTGTACTACTTCTGCACCAATAGACGCAGTAAACGCATCTTCCCCGTATTTATCCTTTGCTTTTTGCAGTTCTTCTTCAGTTAAAAGCTCGCCTTTTTGTAGAATAGATAATCCAGGATCAACTACAACATAATTTTCAAAATATAGAATTTTTTCTATATCTCGCATCGTCATATCAAGAAGCGTACTAATTCTTGAAGGAAGAGATTTTAGAAACCAAATATGAGCAACGGGAGCAGCAAGTTCAATATGCCCCATTCTTTCACGTCTTACTCTAGAAACAGTAACCTCAACACCGCACTTTTCACAAGTAATACCACGATTTTTCATTCGCTTATACTTACCGCAAAGACATTCATAATCTTTTACTGGACCAAAAATTCTTGCACAAAATAAACCATCTTTTTCAGGTTTAAAAGTACGATAATTAATAGTTTCAGGTTTTATTACTTCACCAAAAGACCATGAACGTACTTGTTCTGGACTTGCTATATTAATTCTTATCTGATCAAATTGTTGAGTATTACTTAATTGTCCGTAAAAATTTACTACACTCATAAATACTTTTTCCTTAAAATTGCTCTTATATACCTTTGATGCTTCAAGATTTGAGGGCTTGTGCTCACGTAATTTTCTACGCCTCACCGCTTATTTGCTCCCAAATTTTGAAGTATCTGCATTATACTTCTTTATTAGAGTCGTTGTGTGAGTATACTTCTTTTCTTTCAAGAGCAGCATTATATACTCCTCCTAAAAGAAAATTTTAATAGTTTTATTTAATGATTCTTAAGATGTCACTTCAAGTTTTACATTAAGACATAAAGATCTAAATTCTTTTATCATCACGTTAAATGATTCAGGAATACCAGATTCAAAATTATTTTCACCACGCACTATAGAGTCATAAATCTTAATTCTACCATTTACGTCATCTGATTTAACAGTTAACATTTCTTGTAAAGTATAAGCAGCCCCATATGCTTGTAATGCCCAGCATTCCATTTCCCCAAAACGCTGACCACCAAAATACGATTTTCCTCCAAGAGGTTGCTGAGTCACTAAACTATAAGGACCTATAGAACGAGAGTGAATTTTATTATCTACTAAGTGATGTAGCTTTAATAAATATTTCTGCCCTACAGTTACTAGGCGATCAAAATACTCACCAGTTCTACCATCAATTAGCTTTACTTGCCCTGAAAGATCTTGACCTGCAAGCCTTAGCATATCCTTAACGTCTTCAACCTTTGCACCATCAAATACTGGAGTTGCAAAATATACTCCCTTAGCAGCTTCATTACAGAATGCAATAATTTCTTCGTCAGATTTTTCAAGTATATAATTAATATTCTCACCATATAGCTCGATTAAAAACTTCTTAATCTTCTCAATACTTGCATGTTTAGTTTTATGTTCTTCTACTAACCCTGCTATTTTTTTTGCTAGATTCACTGATGCCCAACCAAGATGAGTTTCAAGCACCTGCCCTATATTCATACGAGAAGGAAGACCTAAAGGATTGAGAAC includes these proteins:
- a CDS encoding DNA polymerase III subunit delta' (catalyzes the DNA-template-directed extension of the 3'-end of a DNA strand; the delta' subunit seems to interact with the gamma subunit to transfer the beta subunit on the DNA) is translated as MIIEHLEFSLKHKKLHNSWLIEAENIEQALKDIEKFICSKLLKNSIPLENNPDYHLIAREVSATSNAKNISIEQIRKLQEFLSKTSAISGCKVAVIYSADLMNLNAANSCLKILEDTPKNSYIFLITSRASSIISTIRSRCFKISTKSSERISEEELYYKFIQPIADNENLNSKLEFIKQFNAKDRELWLDFTDNILLLMNRILKKSSNIDVEFSDLENKIFHALPNRNLSYLIQKFADIKKLIYNTIDYDLDLKASYILVMSEFS
- a CDS encoding HU family DNA-binding protein, which gives rise to MNKTEFIAFMTEHGHHHKHQGHKSFTKADAEKALNWVLESIISATKHQHSVNITGFGSFGIQSRKSREGRNPKTGAKMTIPAYKQPVFKAGSKLKEACNNK
- a CDS encoding efflux RND transporter permease subunit, whose protein sequence is MLLSEICIKRPVFATVLSLVILVLGTIFFTKLQIRGTPDISIPIINVNAFYAGADALYMEKEITTRIEKALKTVKNLDYITSQSSTGQSSITLSFLLSTDIEVALNDVRSKISDITYMFPQDMKAPSVAKLDADSFPSLFISVESEQYNDLELTKIVEDYLQTPLDKLESVGQSQIYGGNEYIMRIEPDPKKLYQHKISLLDIEVAIREQNKDYPAGNIKTGVNNFIVTLEGSLSKPEEFGNIIIKVQDNSIIKLQDIAKVYLTAPDSEVLFRYNGKNSIALGLIKESKANVIDLSNDVTKEIEKVKESLPKVISLNIAYDGAKPVRASIYAVFQTIFEALILVILVTYLFLASAKITLIPFVTIPVSLIGTFSVMYAMGFSINIFTLLAMILAIGLVVDDAIVMLENIFRYNEMGHKPMEAALLASKEIGFAIIAMTITLAAVFLPVGFIDGFVGKLFIEFAWTLAFCVLFSGFVALTLTPMMSSRMITKHNAPTLKFLVKFNELLQLIQDRYIHYLNLTFDNKKKFVLIIAASFVVLIISFKFVQKTFIPQEDDGFLQLSFKGPEGSSLEHSTEIVIEAEKILANYKDIAGYLMVIGAGGSDNVFSFVPLKDWKQRSRSQETIKNMLNKQFSEIVGMQVFAMDPRSMVSSGGGSPIEFTIQTNLEYDDLDKISQQFIDIMKANLIFSNVNRNLQSAMPTIAIEINRDKAYLYGMNMANIGKTVQYLLAGQQVGDFRMGNDLYEVILQFNQKDRSSISDFSKILIPTKNNNMLPLESIANITEKISVKSYSHYNNSKSVTISSDLSPDSKIEDAINEINKIAANLLDSSNTILEYIGEIKQMKETDSNMLMTFGFALIFIYLVLAAQFESFVDPLLILLAVPFSITGGVLTLWISGNSLNMYSNIGLITLIGLITKNSIMIVEFANQLREKGANIRNAIIEACTLRLRPILMTTLAAVVGSIPLIFATGAGAAARNSIGLVIVGGLSIGTIFTIFVIPVIYQTFKKN
- a CDS encoding DUF378 domain-containing protein, with translation MLINTSSNPLITTIHLLSSIGAINWGLIGLFNFNLVTLLFGSFPIIVKLLYIIIGFCRIYSFLCLGKLFCKPGVEKGK
- the rpoC gene encoding DNA-directed RNA polymerase subunit beta', whose protein sequence is MSVVNFYGQLSNTQQFDQIRINIASPEQVRSWSFGEVIKPETINYRTFKPEKDGLFCARIFGPVKDYECLCGKYKRMKNRGITCEKCGVEVTVSRVRRERMGHIELAAPVAHIWFLKSLPSRISTLLDMTMRDIEKILYFENYVVVDPGLSILQKGELLTEEELQKAKDKYGEDAFTASIGAEVVQQMLKELDFPTLKQELYEELQNTTSEVKKKKLVKRLKLVEDFLESKNKPEWMIMNVLPVMPPELRPLVMLDGGRFATSDLNELYRRVINRNNRLKKLIESKAPYIIVRNEKRMLQEAVDALFDNGRRGRAAKNANKRPFKSLSDMLKGKQGRFRQNLLGKRVDYSGRSVIVVGPELKLHQCGLPKKMALELFKPFIYSKLELYGIATTIKAAKRMVEAEKPEVWDVLEEVIREHPVLLNRAPTLHRLGIQAFEPLLIEGKAIQLHPLVCAAFNADFDGDQMAVHIPLSIEAQLEARVFMMSTNNILSPANGRPIIVPDKDIVLGLYYLTLAFDHEVGEGMMFSDLTEMEHALYNKFITIHTKIKYRRNQLNAEGKIVPVIVDTTYGRLMVGELLPSNPNIEYKFINKPLTKKDISLVIDLVYRHCGQKATVIFADQLMKLGFKYACSSGISFGMDDMVVPKSKIVHIDETQLEIKEFEQQYSNGLITYGEKYNKVIDAWSRCTDRVANDMMKEIAKPPVSDDSNQQKINSIYMMAISGARGSFQQIKQLGGMRGLMTKSNGQIIPTPIIANFKEGLTVFECFNSANGMRKGQIDTALKTASSGYLTRKLVDVAQDCIITEKDCNTDKGIEVKSIIEGGEVIVPLAEMILGRTAAINIYHPVTNDLILTKGELINESKLEQIESAGLDRIMIKSVLTCESSTGICAICYGRDLATGSLVSEGEAIGVIAAQSIGEPGTQLTMRTFHIGGAATKGAEVSSVEASYDAKVKILSRNVVINSEERKIVMSHNCELLLLDNNGNEKARSKIPYGARLLVDEGDMVTKTQKLAEWDPYTIPIITEKSGKVLFKDMVEGISVRDVTDEATGIPSKVIIESKQYSRGAELRPRIQLLDAKGEIIMLSNGLEARYYLPVGAVLSVEDGVQISVGDIIARIPKESTTTKDITGGLPRVAELFEARRPKDHAVIAEIDGRVEFGKDYKSKRRIIIHPVDGSMGLEYMVPKGKHVVVNEGDFVKKGDLLIDGNPVLQDILKVMGVELLASYIVKEVQAVYRLQGVKIDDKHIEVIIRQMLQKVEITDSGGTTLLVGEKIDRREFDEINEKAIKNGLRPADAQLILQGITKSSLQTRSFISAASFQETTRVLTEAAIAGKVDKLRGLKENVIVGRLVPAGTGFFMDKMRKVAAKLDEENA